Proteins from a single region of Bremerella sp. JC817:
- the recA gene encoding recombinase RecA, translated as MVTVATKSNGKMAAKKAKSSGKDVSSKGEDAKKDVFAGNTTLKTTLAQIEKSFGEGAIMPLGNNHKAIEGIPTGSLSLDMALGGRGIPRGRIIEVFGPESSGKTTLALHCIAQAQKLGGIAAFVDAEHALDPSWAKKLGVQLETLLVSQPSSGEEAMQITEMLVKSNAVDVIVVDSVAALVPKAELNGEIGDSHVGLQARLMSQSMRKLTGAISKSKTCVIFINQIREKVGVMFGSPETTPGGRALKFYSSCRIDVRRIGQLKDGEDVVGQRVRTKIVKNKVAPPFRVAEFDMMHKDGISYEGDVLDLGLNHKIVARSGAWFRYGDMQLGQGKEKARVFLVENPEITEEIKQKVMDVMEPSIGPVSASEDDSDGEMPEDDL; from the coding sequence ATGGTCACGGTCGCAACCAAGAGCAACGGAAAAATGGCAGCCAAGAAAGCTAAGTCGTCCGGGAAGGACGTCTCGTCGAAAGGCGAAGATGCCAAGAAGGATGTGTTTGCTGGGAACACCACCCTGAAAACCACCCTGGCTCAGATCGAGAAGTCGTTTGGCGAAGGGGCGATCATGCCCCTGGGTAATAACCACAAGGCAATTGAAGGGATTCCGACAGGATCGCTTTCGCTCGACATGGCCTTGGGAGGCAGGGGAATTCCACGTGGTCGAATCATCGAGGTGTTCGGTCCGGAATCGAGTGGTAAGACGACCCTGGCGCTCCACTGCATCGCTCAGGCCCAAAAGTTGGGAGGGATCGCAGCCTTCGTCGACGCCGAACACGCACTGGATCCTAGCTGGGCCAAAAAGCTCGGAGTTCAGCTGGAAACATTGCTGGTCAGTCAGCCTTCCAGCGGTGAAGAGGCGATGCAGATCACCGAAATGCTGGTGAAATCGAACGCTGTCGATGTCATCGTTGTCGACTCGGTGGCCGCCCTGGTCCCCAAGGCGGAGCTCAATGGTGAAATCGGCGATTCGCACGTTGGTTTGCAGGCTCGTTTGATGAGCCAGTCGATGCGTAAGTTGACGGGTGCCATCTCCAAATCGAAGACCTGCGTGATCTTCATCAACCAGATCCGCGAAAAGGTGGGGGTGATGTTCGGCAGCCCCGAAACCACCCCAGGTGGCCGTGCCTTGAAGTTCTATTCTTCCTGCCGTATCGACGTCCGTCGAATCGGTCAGTTGAAGGATGGCGAAGACGTGGTCGGTCAGCGTGTCCGTACGAAGATCGTCAAGAACAAGGTCGCTCCTCCGTTCCGCGTTGCCGAGTTCGACATGATGCACAAAGATGGCATCAGCTACGAAGGGGACGTGCTCGATCTGGGGCTCAATCACAAGATTGTTGCCCGCAGCGGGGCCTGGTTCCGCTATGGCGACATGCAGTTGGGTCAAGGGAAAGAAAAGGCCCGGGTGTTCCTGGTTGAGAATCCTGAAATCACCGAAGAGATCAAGCAGAAGGTGATGGATGTGATGGAGCCGAGCATCGGGCCGGTTTCTGCTTCCGAAGATGACAGCGACGGCGAAATGCCGGAAGATGATCTTTAA
- the thpR gene encoding RNA 2',3'-cyclic phosphodiesterase, whose product MEATRCFLAVRISTDIRRRAEKLIKKLSASGTDVKWVESENLHITTNFVGDVTSQDLVDISRTTIDVASAHDPFELEMVGAGAFPDIESPRTLWVGASRGAEQLIALQEDLTEQLAQAGYPPDSRKKYHPHLTLGRLKRFNESVEGLKALLAENEELPMGECSIREVCIFASKLDRTGPKYTLIGRGKLG is encoded by the coding sequence ATGGAAGCGACTCGTTGTTTTCTGGCCGTGAGAATCTCGACGGACATTCGCCGCCGCGCCGAGAAGCTGATTAAAAAGCTCTCGGCGTCCGGGACGGATGTGAAATGGGTCGAGTCCGAGAATCTGCATATCACGACCAATTTTGTGGGCGATGTTACCAGCCAGGACCTGGTCGACATCTCGCGGACGACGATCGATGTCGCCAGTGCCCATGATCCGTTCGAACTCGAGATGGTCGGGGCCGGGGCTTTTCCTGATATCGAAAGTCCACGCACGCTGTGGGTGGGGGCCAGTCGAGGTGCCGAGCAACTCATTGCGTTGCAGGAAGATCTGACCGAGCAACTGGCCCAGGCCGGCTATCCACCTGATTCTCGCAAGAAGTATCATCCTCACCTGACGTTGGGCCGCCTAAAACGGTTCAACGAGTCGGTCGAAGGCCTGAAAGCCTTGCTCGCTGAAAACGAAGAGTTGCCGATGGGGGAGTGCAGTATTCGCGAAGTTTGCATTTTTGCTAGCAAGCTTGATCGAACCGGCCCCAAATACACCCTGATCGGGCGTGGCAAGCTCGGTTAG
- a CDS encoding PfkB family carbohydrate kinase, which translates to MSLLVVGSIAFDSIHTPTEVRENILGGSSVHFSYAASFFSGVRMVGVVGEDWQEEHTQLLTERGIDTSGIEIEEGGKTFRWTGKYHSNMNDRDTLEVHLNVLETFNPTLSEESSRCPFVFLANGSPTTQLKVLEQMTGPRLVVADTMDLWIEIERDQLKTLLSRVDGLVLNDSEAKQLTEEENLVRAGQKVLEMGPKFIILKKGEHGAMFFSKNETYVMPAFPTPDVVDPTGAGDSFAGGMMGYLAQQNNFDPKTLKEAMAYGTVVASLIVEDFSLDRLKGTNREEIDSRFNQYRQMLTF; encoded by the coding sequence ATGTCACTCCTGGTCGTCGGATCCATCGCTTTCGATTCCATTCATACCCCTACCGAGGTTCGCGAGAACATCCTGGGTGGGTCGTCCGTGCACTTCTCGTACGCCGCTAGTTTCTTCAGCGGAGTTCGCATGGTCGGAGTCGTCGGTGAAGACTGGCAGGAAGAGCATACCCAACTGTTGACCGAACGGGGCATCGATACCTCGGGCATCGAGATCGAAGAAGGTGGCAAGACCTTCCGCTGGACCGGCAAATACCACTCGAACATGAACGACCGCGACACGCTGGAAGTTCACCTGAACGTGCTGGAAACGTTCAACCCAACATTGTCGGAAGAATCGAGCCGCTGCCCATTCGTCTTCCTGGCCAACGGTTCGCCGACGACCCAGTTGAAGGTGCTGGAGCAGATGACCGGGCCACGCCTGGTGGTGGCCGACACGATGGACCTGTGGATCGAAATCGAACGCGATCAGCTCAAGACGCTGCTCAGCCGAGTCGATGGCCTGGTGCTGAACGACAGCGAAGCCAAGCAGTTGACCGAAGAAGAAAACCTGGTTCGAGCCGGCCAGAAGGTCCTGGAAATGGGCCCGAAGTTCATCATCTTGAAGAAGGGTGAACATGGCGCAATGTTCTTCTCGAAGAACGAAACCTACGTGATGCCAGCCTTCCCAACGCCAGACGTGGTCGATCCGACCGGTGCCGGCGACAGCTTCGCAGGCGGCATGATGGGCTACCTGGCTCAGCAGAACAACTTCGACCCGAAGACGCTGAAAGAAGCGATGGCTTACGGCACCGTCGTGGCCAGCTTGATCGTCGAAGACTTCAGCTTGGACCGCCTGAAGGGTACCAACCGCGAAGAAATCGACAGCCGCTTCAACCAGTATCGCCAGATGCTGACGTTCTAG
- a CDS encoding isoaspartyl peptidase/L-asparaginase, producing MKVIASHNGLEATQLTWQLLLKKTLLLDACVEGVALVEDDPDEHTVGYGGLPDEQGEVTLDAAVMDGRTHRGGSIIGLREVRHVSKLALRLMKESRRVMLQGDGACEFARACGFPKENLLTDKARKLWRLWKRTYQSNMEWLPPPADEETKALMKILNRFYQHPAGTVHLAGQDEHGDLACVTSTSGHCFKTKGRVGDSPIFGAGLYVENDKGTCGSLGHGEANLLNCSSFLAVHLMGQGMSPRDAGMEAMQQAARHAPPFEVDALGRPNFHLQLYLLAKDGSHAGVCMRGDWKFSVTDQNGTRHETCEPLFRAD from the coding sequence ATGAAAGTCATTGCCTCGCACAACGGTTTGGAAGCGACTCAACTTACGTGGCAACTGCTGCTTAAGAAGACACTTTTGCTGGACGCATGTGTCGAAGGTGTCGCCCTGGTCGAAGATGATCCGGATGAGCACACTGTGGGCTATGGTGGGCTTCCCGATGAGCAGGGAGAGGTCACTTTGGATGCAGCTGTGATGGATGGCCGCACCCATCGCGGCGGTTCGATCATCGGACTTCGCGAAGTCCGACATGTTTCGAAGCTGGCGTTGCGGCTGATGAAAGAATCGCGCCGCGTAATGCTGCAAGGGGACGGCGCATGCGAGTTCGCGCGGGCCTGTGGGTTCCCGAAAGAGAACCTGCTGACTGATAAGGCACGTAAATTGTGGCGACTTTGGAAACGCACCTACCAAAGCAATATGGAATGGCTGCCTCCACCCGCCGACGAAGAAACAAAAGCGTTGATGAAGATCTTGAACCGCTTCTATCAGCATCCCGCGGGAACGGTTCATCTGGCTGGGCAAGACGAACATGGAGACCTGGCTTGTGTTACATCGACCAGTGGGCACTGCTTCAAGACGAAAGGCCGCGTCGGCGATTCACCCATCTTCGGGGCCGGGCTGTATGTCGAAAACGACAAAGGGACCTGCGGCAGTCTCGGGCACGGAGAAGCCAATTTGTTGAACTGCTCCAGCTTTCTGGCAGTTCACTTGATGGGGCAGGGGATGTCACCACGCGATGCCGGGATGGAAGCAATGCAACAGGCCGCTCGCCATGCACCTCCGTTTGAGGTGGATGCTCTCGGCCGACCCAACTTCCATCTGCAGCTTTATCTGCTGGCGAAAGATGGAAGCCACGCCGGCGTTTGCATGCGGGGTGACTGGAAGTTCTCGGTCACCGATCAAAACGGAACGCGTCACGAAACCTGTGAGCCATTGTTTCGGGCCGACTAG
- a CDS encoding class I SAM-dependent rRNA methyltransferase — translation MPEETSSVSSSIPKVKLRPRKAQPFFGRHPWVRDSGIEKVEGKVEDGDMVQLISDKDRFIAYGLINRNSHLRVRLYSWDPEAKLDDRFWKARLERAILMRREMGLLSETTGCRLVYSEADGLSGLIVEHFAGHLMIQVTSLGMYRRLDSIVTILTDLMEPKSISLRGEAGILKLEGLEVESRLLAGQLPEEPITIVENDLHYEVDLSEGQKTGFYLDQRDNRRVAARYLPSGAKVLDMFCYSGGFALNAAKHGQAASVHGVDGSGPAVSAAQRNAQRNQLDNVSFEKADCFDYLKARVDAGDKYDAIVLDPPKFTKTRRTIDEALRAYFHINRHATQLLRPGGILVTCSCSGNVSRDEFMMMLLGVAQKSGRDLRLLEQRGASPDHPVSATCLESEYLKCFIASVG, via the coding sequence ATGCCCGAAGAAACGAGCTCGGTATCTTCCTCCATTCCTAAAGTGAAGCTGCGCCCCCGCAAGGCCCAGCCATTCTTCGGTCGCCACCCATGGGTTCGCGACAGTGGAATCGAAAAAGTGGAAGGGAAGGTCGAAGATGGCGATATGGTCCAATTGATCAGCGACAAAGATCGCTTCATCGCGTATGGGCTGATCAATCGGAACAGTCACCTGCGGGTTCGACTTTATTCGTGGGATCCGGAAGCAAAGCTGGACGATCGTTTTTGGAAGGCTCGTCTCGAACGTGCCATCCTGATGCGGCGCGAAATGGGTTTGCTGTCCGAAACGACCGGCTGCCGCCTCGTTTATAGCGAAGCGGACGGGCTGAGCGGCTTGATCGTCGAGCACTTTGCTGGCCACTTGATGATTCAAGTGACTTCGCTCGGCATGTATCGCCGGCTCGATTCGATCGTCACGATTCTGACCGACTTGATGGAGCCCAAAAGCATCTCGCTGCGTGGCGAAGCCGGCATTTTGAAGCTGGAAGGTCTGGAAGTTGAGTCGCGCCTTTTGGCCGGTCAATTGCCCGAAGAACCCATCACCATCGTCGAGAACGATCTGCACTACGAAGTCGATCTTTCGGAAGGGCAGAAGACCGGGTTCTATCTCGATCAACGAGACAACCGTCGGGTGGCTGCCCGGTACCTTCCCTCTGGGGCGAAGGTGCTGGATATGTTCTGCTACAGCGGTGGCTTCGCGTTGAATGCCGCCAAGCATGGTCAGGCCGCCTCGGTCCATGGCGTCGATGGCAGCGGACCAGCCGTTTCGGCAGCGCAGCGAAACGCTCAGCGAAATCAGCTCGACAACGTATCGTTCGAGAAGGCAGACTGCTTCGATTACTTGAAGGCACGTGTTGACGCCGGCGACAAGTACGACGCCATCGTGCTCGATCCGCCGAAGTTCACCAAAACGCGTCGTACGATCGACGAAGCACTGCGGGCCTATTTCCACATCAATCGTCACGCCACGCAGCTGCTGCGTCCCGGTGGCATCCTGGTGACCTGTAGCTGTAGTGGTAACGTGAGCCGCGACGAGTTCATGATGATGCTGCTAGGCGTCGCTCAGAAGTCAGGCCGCGATCTTCGCTTGTTGGAACAGCGTGGTGCCTCGCCCGATCACCCGGTCAGTGCGACCTGTCTGGAGAGCGAATACCTGAAGTGCTTCATCGCCAGCGTCGGCTAA
- the gltX gene encoding glutamate--tRNA ligase — translation MATVRTRFAPSPTGYLHIGGVRSALFNWLFARKHGGQFILRIDDTDQQRNVDEALQPILDGFRWLGIDWDEGPDVGGPCEPYYQSQRLEKYQAAAQKLIDDGFAYYDYSTLEEVNAERDQATFDKRPFQYSRNWMATTPEERAKFEAEGRSFVVRLKMPREGACQFTDAIRGDVSFDWSKENDHVIQRSDGSCLYHLASVVDDYDLKISHVIRAEEHLPNTPRQIFIAQSLGYELPTYAHLPYVAEPGSKNKLSKRKLEKYLKNPDFKRINEHGQDIAARMGVQMSAETFNPVIVDFYEATGYLPSAILNYLVLLGWSLDDKTEDFTVEQMIEHFSLERVTKAPASFDAKKLWAFQDRHMQNLSVEEKAAGMMPYLHKAGLVADPNAAGEMDKLKLIVAACGDRLKVMGDILAYADYFYVADDKMEMDEKGFAKRLSSPESQAILTTFRHHLDGVEDWTVEHLDKEMHAFVDEAGIKIGDIIHGVRLSVTGKTVGPGMFDCLAILGKESCLHRMDMTLQLAAEKFPAESE, via the coding sequence ATGGCAACAGTTCGTACCCGATTCGCCCCAAGTCCTACCGGTTATCTGCATATCGGTGGGGTTCGCTCCGCACTGTTTAATTGGCTGTTTGCCCGCAAGCATGGGGGACAGTTCATCCTGCGGATCGACGATACCGATCAGCAGCGCAACGTCGACGAAGCCCTCCAGCCGATCCTGGATGGTTTCCGCTGGCTGGGAATCGACTGGGACGAAGGCCCCGATGTTGGCGGTCCTTGCGAACCTTACTACCAGTCGCAGCGCCTCGAAAAGTACCAGGCCGCCGCGCAGAAGCTGATCGATGACGGCTTCGCCTACTACGACTATTCCACGCTGGAAGAAGTCAACGCCGAACGCGATCAGGCCACCTTCGATAAGCGACCGTTCCAGTACAGCCGCAACTGGATGGCCACCACGCCTGAAGAACGTGCCAAGTTCGAGGCCGAAGGACGCAGCTTTGTCGTGCGTCTGAAGATGCCGCGTGAAGGGGCCTGTCAGTTCACCGACGCGATCCGAGGCGATGTCTCGTTCGACTGGTCGAAAGAGAACGATCACGTCATCCAGCGTAGCGACGGCTCGTGCTTGTATCACCTGGCCAGCGTGGTCGATGACTACGATCTGAAGATCTCGCACGTGATCCGTGCCGAAGAACATCTGCCAAATACCCCGCGCCAGATCTTCATCGCCCAGTCGCTTGGTTACGAATTGCCGACCTATGCTCACTTGCCGTATGTGGCCGAGCCTGGCAGCAAGAACAAGCTGAGCAAACGTAAGCTTGAGAAGTACCTGAAGAACCCGGACTTCAAGCGAATCAACGAACATGGTCAGGACATCGCGGCCCGGATGGGCGTGCAGATGTCGGCCGAGACGTTCAATCCCGTGATCGTTGACTTCTACGAAGCGACCGGTTACTTGCCGTCCGCCATTCTGAACTACCTGGTGCTGCTCGGTTGGTCGCTGGACGACAAGACCGAAGACTTCACCGTTGAGCAGATGATCGAGCACTTCAGCCTCGAACGCGTCACGAAGGCTCCGGCCAGCTTCGATGCCAAGAAGCTGTGGGCGTTCCAGGATCGCCACATGCAGAATCTGTCGGTTGAAGAAAAGGCCGCCGGAATGATGCCGTACCTGCACAAGGCCGGTCTGGTCGCCGATCCGAACGCCGCTGGCGAAATGGATAAGTTGAAGCTGATCGTCGCCGCGTGCGGTGACCGCTTGAAGGTGATGGGCGACATCCTGGCTTACGCCGATTACTTCTACGTTGCCGACGACAAAATGGAAATGGACGAGAAAGGTTTCGCGAAGCGACTTTCCTCGCCCGAATCACAGGCCATCCTCACAACCTTCCGTCATCATCTGGACGGAGTCGAGGACTGGACGGTCGAACATCTCGACAAAGAAATGCATGCCTTCGTGGACGAGGCCGGCATCAAGATCGGCGACATCATTCATGGTGTTCGTTTGAGCGTGACCGGCAAGACCGTTGGCCCAGGCATGTTCGATTGCCTCGCTATTTTGGGCAAAGAGTCGTGTCTGCATCGCATGGATATGACTTTGCAACTTGCCGCTGAAAAATTCCCCGCTGAATCGGAATAA
- a CDS encoding fumarylacetoacetate hydrolase family protein, with translation MRLISYQSETGPRTAVARGNGYVDLHQADPLLPTQMKQLLPMLAVHHESILEAAQTGKLLDPAKVHLLPPVVEPQKILCIGLNYADHAAETGATVGDEPVVFNKFPTCLRAHRQAIELPAVSDQIDYEAELVVVIGRAGRNIPQAEAMSHVAGYTIGHDVSCRDWQKGKPGKQWLLGKSFDSFAPLGPEIVTADEIEDPHNLRIQCRLNGETMQDSSTSQLIFRIDFLISYLSQVCTLKPGDLIYTGTPPGVGMARKPPVFLKPGDICEIEIEKLGILSNPVIAGC, from the coding sequence ATGCGATTGATTAGCTACCAGAGTGAAACCGGACCACGTACCGCGGTGGCTCGCGGCAATGGCTATGTCGACTTGCATCAGGCCGATCCGCTGCTTCCCACCCAAATGAAGCAGTTGTTGCCGATGCTGGCGGTTCATCACGAGTCCATTCTCGAAGCCGCCCAGACCGGCAAGTTGCTCGATCCGGCCAAGGTGCATCTCCTGCCGCCCGTGGTCGAACCGCAGAAGATTTTGTGTATCGGTTTGAACTACGCCGACCATGCCGCCGAAACGGGGGCCACGGTTGGCGACGAGCCGGTCGTCTTCAATAAGTTTCCGACATGCTTGCGGGCCCATCGTCAGGCGATCGAACTGCCGGCAGTCAGCGATCAAATCGACTACGAAGCAGAACTGGTCGTGGTGATCGGTCGGGCAGGGAGGAACATCCCCCAGGCCGAAGCGATGAGCCACGTCGCCGGCTACACCATTGGTCACGATGTCTCTTGCCGCGACTGGCAAAAGGGGAAGCCTGGCAAGCAGTGGCTCCTCGGCAAGTCGTTCGATAGCTTTGCTCCGCTGGGACCCGAGATCGTCACGGCTGACGAGATCGAAGATCCCCACAACTTGCGGATTCAATGCCGACTCAATGGCGAAACGATGCAAGATTCGTCGACCAGCCAGTTGATCTTCCGCATCGATTTCCTGATCTCGTACTTATCGCAGGTCTGCACCTTGAAGCCTGGCGACTTGATTTACACCGGCACTCCGCCGGGCGTCGGTATGGCTCGCAAGCCACCCGTCTTCCTCAAGCCGGGAGACATCTGCGAGATCGAGATCGAAAAGCTCGGTATCCTGTCGAATCCTGTTATCGCAGGGTGCTAG
- a CDS encoding diguanylate cyclase translates to MAMDPTSNPGSYEPPGTSHDHVEDPIHAISNLIAWADEPYDEPIADHFDDTDNQLIQVSLGIASGLFYSLQAKHFPTASHSLRVAKLCSRWAVELDLEPFQRDQLEVAALLHDVGKIGVPDYVLTSPGKLSADEQFLMDRSQEIGLEILSACCDGEEIVDLIRYNYAWYDGSKKNSDVSGKDIPIEARMLAIADAYDSMTVDQIFRRARSKERAMAELNSYAGTQFDPDLVQQFCELQSRTITPNTDSTRRWLRVLSPEQANKRWKANAESIAPQLSRSHAAFQDCLVRNSHDALIFLDISLQIIGWNQGAERLTGLPRDVVEGHSWTPDLLGLTDHKGRKFGEGKDPIRAALVSRTQGKYRLSIRNAAGNFVAVVAHIVPVIGEDGASLGLTIQMHDATGVESLEEQVQSLHYKATRDPLTGLFNRAEMDRSLIDMVDRHTTVGRPCSVIICDIDFFKKINDTFGHQAGDEALIVFAKMLEDKARPGDICARYGGEEFVILCPQCDNEMAAALAEQIRSDLAATSLSALGGKHMTASFGVTEIQRGDTGDTILNRADRALLQSKEMGRNIVTQIGGGLNAPQIGDRRSWWTRMFKPAEPEVLLKRAMKTRVPLNLAAEKIRGFVADHRAEVLQVTENSIKVMIDGESLPLQRRVADRAVPLILDLHFSAMMVENGSQHTKVQISISPRRNRDRRKRDAVERARHLLLSLQSYMVAYEFVDTSVASMDDHSSWWSRLWGGTSQKMGESR, encoded by the coding sequence ATGGCTATGGACCCAACCTCGAACCCCGGATCGTACGAACCTCCAGGGACTTCGCATGACCATGTTGAAGATCCCATCCACGCAATTTCGAACCTGATTGCCTGGGCCGACGAGCCGTACGATGAACCAATCGCCGACCACTTCGACGACACCGACAACCAACTGATTCAGGTCAGTCTTGGAATCGCTTCCGGTTTGTTCTATTCACTTCAGGCTAAGCACTTCCCGACCGCTTCGCACTCGCTGCGTGTCGCCAAATTGTGCTCGCGTTGGGCGGTTGAACTCGATCTCGAACCTTTCCAGCGCGATCAGCTGGAAGTCGCCGCTTTGCTGCACGATGTGGGCAAAATTGGTGTCCCCGACTACGTACTGACCAGCCCTGGCAAGTTGTCGGCCGACGAGCAATTCTTGATGGACCGCAGCCAAGAGATTGGCCTCGAGATCCTTTCGGCCTGCTGCGACGGCGAAGAGATAGTTGACCTGATTCGTTATAACTATGCCTGGTACGATGGCAGCAAGAAGAACAGCGACGTATCGGGCAAAGACATTCCCATTGAAGCTCGCATGCTGGCGATCGCCGATGCCTACGACTCGATGACCGTCGATCAGATCTTCCGTCGTGCCCGCTCGAAAGAACGTGCCATGGCCGAACTGAATTCGTATGCCGGTACGCAGTTCGATCCAGATCTGGTCCAACAATTCTGCGAACTTCAATCGCGAACGATCACTCCAAACACCGACTCAACCCGCCGCTGGTTGCGAGTGCTTTCTCCCGAACAAGCCAACAAACGCTGGAAAGCCAACGCCGAAAGTATCGCACCACAGCTCAGCCGTTCGCATGCTGCGTTTCAGGACTGTCTGGTCCGTAACAGCCACGACGCGTTGATCTTCCTGGATATCAGCCTGCAAATCATCGGTTGGAATCAGGGTGCCGAACGCCTGACTGGTTTGCCCCGTGATGTCGTCGAAGGACATAGCTGGACGCCCGATCTGCTAGGCCTGACCGATCACAAGGGACGCAAGTTTGGCGAAGGCAAAGACCCGATCCGGGCCGCTTTGGTCTCGCGTACCCAGGGCAAGTACCGTCTTTCGATTCGCAACGCGGCCGGCAACTTCGTCGCCGTGGTTGCCCACATCGTTCCGGTAATTGGCGAAGATGGCGCCAGCCTCGGCCTGACGATCCAGATGCACGATGCTACCGGTGTCGAATCGCTGGAAGAACAAGTTCAATCGCTGCACTACAAGGCAACTCGCGATCCACTGACAGGGTTGTTCAATCGAGCCGAAATGGACCGCAGCCTGATCGATATGGTCGATCGCCATACGACCGTCGGCCGGCCTTGCAGCGTGATCATCTGCGACATCGACTTCTTCAAGAAGATCAACGACACCTTCGGCCATCAAGCAGGCGATGAAGCTTTGATCGTCTTTGCCAAGATGCTGGAAGACAAGGCACGTCCCGGCGACATTTGTGCTCGTTATGGTGGCGAAGAGTTCGTGATCCTCTGCCCACAGTGCGACAACGAAATGGCCGCCGCATTAGCCGAACAGATCCGCAGCGATCTCGCTGCAACGTCTCTCTCGGCCTTAGGCGGAAAGCACATGACTGCCAGTTTCGGTGTGACCGAAATTCAACGAGGCGACACCGGTGATACGATCCTGAACCGAGCCGACCGGGCCCTGCTACAGTCCAAAGAAATGGGGCGCAACATCGTCACCCAGATCGGTGGCGGGCTGAACGCCCCGCAGATCGGTGATCGTCGTAGTTGGTGGACCCGCATGTTCAAGCCGGCCGAGCCGGAAGTGCTGCTCAAGCGAGCGATGAAGACCCGTGTGCCGCTGAACCTGGCCGCTGAGAAGATTCGAGGCTTCGTGGCCGATCATCGTGCCGAAGTGCTGCAAGTGACCGAAAACTCGATCAAAGTGATGATCGATGGCGAATCCCTTCCGCTGCAGCGTCGCGTTGCTGATCGAGCCGTGCCGTTGATTCTCGACCTGCACTTCAGTGCCATGATGGTCGAGAACGGGAGTCAGCATACGAAGGTTCAGATTTCGATCTCGCCGCGACGCAATCGAGACCGCCGCAAGCGGGACGCTGTCGAACGTGCCCGGCATCTGTTGTTAAGCCTTCAATCGTACATGGTGGCTTACGAGTTCGTCGACACCTCGGTCGCATCGATGGACGATCACTCGTCGTGGTGGAGTCGCCTCTGGGGTGGAACCTCGCAAAAGATGGGCGAGTCGCGATAA